A genomic window from Camelina sativa cultivar DH55 chromosome 2, Cs, whole genome shotgun sequence includes:
- the LOC104750759 gene encoding zinc finger BED domain-containing protein RICESLEEPER 2-like, translating into MSHDSGEENIDPVLREEIDDGPTASPVGGKRRQTQATTSTVPSQPRKKPAHRSPVWEHFIQQAHDQALTNCRYCGQPLGCDTVIHGTSAMKNHISRCKLYKMHLESGTQSVLAGDSSGVMTAIKYDQALFRRKTSTLDIYSMFLREKGSLKELFAHWIDRDWKLQKRIISFKPVTDHKGLHSNKALRVFTDALIMRGPDALVSNGDYLHMRCCAHVLNLIVRDGLSKAKRSIVSIRNAIKYVRSSGDRLKSFLLRVDTGNVGRGSLCLDVATRWNSTYLMLTAANKFRVAFEKMLTEDKLYNDYFMETEENSEENGDEAEFPGQKRVASKSVTSTICYNEIVTIERNLINLSTNGDVLLKTEATMMRSKFEKYWDGLLNMNPLVIIASVFDPRNKMQFAGLCFDKLYGKDSVESTHLRSSIKGVMKKMYAEYVMKLSVSEQVVPTTGGVVVDVGVPASDLYDLSDEDGYERMDTLYSEMVAECTNEECSSELDIYLLEKPVPRTPTALGLDFDVLSCVFGCF; encoded by the exons ATGTCTCATGATTCTGGGGAAGAGAACATTGACCCGGTTCTACGAGAAGAGATTGATGATGGTCCGACAGCTTCTCCAGTTGGTGGGAAGAGAAGACAAACTCAGGCTACAACTTCTACTGTACCGTCTCAACCGAGGAAAAAGCCAGCTCATAGATCTCCGGTTTGGGAGCATTTTATTCAGCAAGCACATGATCAGGCCCTCACCAACTGTCGGTATTGTGGTCAACCTCTAGGATGTGACACAGTGATTCATGGAACAAGTGCAATGAAGAATCACATTAGTAGGTGTAAGTTGTACAAGATGCATCTAGAGAGTGGTACTCAGAGTGTGTTGGCTGGTGATAGCAGTGGTGTAATGACTGCAATCAAGTATGATCAAGCTTTGTTCAGAAG GAAGACATCCACATTagatatatacagtatgtttcTGAGAGAGAAAGGATCTTTGAAGGAGCTGTTTG CTCACTGGATTGACAGAGATTGGAAGTTGCAGAAGAGGATCATCAGTTTCAAGCCAGTGACAGATCACAAAG GTCTTCACAGTAACAAGGCTCTAAGGGTATTCACTGATGCTTTGATCATGAGAGGACCTGATGCTTTAGTTAGTAATGGTGATTATCTTCATATGCGGTGCTGTGCGCATGTCCTCAACTTGATAGTGAGGGATGGTTTATCCAAAGCAAAAAGGAGTATAGTGTCCATCAGAAATGCGATTAAGTATGTGAGATCATCAGGTGATCGGTTGAAATCATTTCTGTTGAGGGTCGACACAGGAAACGTAGGTAGAGGTAGTTTGTGTCTCGATGTTGCTACTAGGTGGAATTCAACCTATCTAATGCTGACAGCCGCAAACAAGTTCCGGGTTGCATTTGAGAAGATGTTGACTGAAGACAAGTTGTATAACGACTACTTCATGGAGACTGAAGAGAATAGTGAGGAGAATGGTGATGAAGCTGAATTCCCAGGGCAGAAGCGTGTTG cCAGCAAATCAGTGACCTCTACTATTTGTTATAATGAGATTGTGACCATTGAGAGGAATCTTATCAATCTAAGCACCAATGGTGATGTGCTGCTAAAGACAGAGGCGACGATGATGAGGAgtaagtttgaaaaatattgggATGGTCTCCTAAACATGAATCCGCTTGTCATCATCGCAAGTGTGTTTGATCCCAGAAACAAGATGCAGTTTGCTGGTCTTTGCTTCGACAAGCTTTATGGAAAAGACAGTGTCGAAAGTACTCATCTAAGATCATCAATTAAGggtgtgatgaagaagatgtatGCAGAGTATGTGATGAAGTTGAGCGTAAGTGAACAAGTTGTACCAACTACTGGTGGAGTCGTAGTTGATGTTGGAGTACCAGCAAGTGATCTGTATGATTTGTCGGATGAGGATGGTTATGAGAGGATGGATACGCTGTACTCTGAGATGGTGGCTGAATGCACAAATGAAGAATGTAGCAGTGAGCTAGATATTTACTTGTTGGAGAAACCAGTGCCAAGGACTCCAACTGCTTTGGGATTGGACTTTGATGTTCTATCTTG TGTCTTCGGTTGCTTCTGA
- the LOC104722220 gene encoding probable xyloglucan glycosyltransferase 12, giving the protein MAPKFEWWAKGNNNRKGTPVVVKMENPNNWSMVELESPSDEDFLVRSREKSRNKNARQLTWVLLLKAHRAAGCLTSLGSALIALGTAVRRRIAAGRTDSEVSSSQKKNPAKKSKLFYSCLKVFLWLSLILLGFEIAAYFKGWHFGTSKLQLQFIFTTPFGVKGFFDWVYTRWVLLRVEYLAPPLQFLANGCIVLFLIQSLDRLILCLGCFWIRFKKIKPVLKPDAISDLESGDNACFLPMVLVQIPMCNEKEVYQQSIAAVCNLDWPKTKILIQILDDSDDPTTQSLIKEEVHKWQERGARIVYRHRVNREGYKAGNLKSAMNCSYVKDYEFVAIFDADFQPLPDFLKKTIPHFKDNEELGLVQARWSFVNKEENLLTRLQNINLAFHFEVEQQVNSVFLNFFGFNGTAGVWRIKALEDSGGWLERTTVEDMDIAVRAHLHGWKFIFLNDVECQCELPESYEAYRKQQHRWHSGPMQLFRLCLPAVIKSKISIGKKFNLIFLFFLLRKLILPFYSFTLFCIILPMTMFVPEAELPAWVVCYIPATMSFLNILPAPKSFPFIVPYLLFENTMSVTKFNAMVSGLFQLGSAYEWVVTKKSGRSSEGDLAALVEKDGKKTKHQRGVSAPETEAEKNAEKTKKKKKKHNRIYMKELSLAFLLLTAATRSLLSAQGIHFYFLLFQGISFLLVGLDLIGEQVE; this is encoded by the exons atgGCTCCAAAGTTTGAATGGTGGGCTAAAGGAAACAACAACCGTAAAGGTACACCAGTGGTCGTCAAAATGGAGAACCCTAACAACTGGTCAATGGTGGAACTTGAATCACCTTCCGATGAAGATTTCCTAGTAAGAAGCCGTGAGAAATCGAGAAACAAGAACGCGAGACAGCTCACTTGGGTCCTCCTTCTGAAAGCTCACCGTGCCGCAGGTTGTCTCACTTCACTCGGGTCAGCATTAATCGCTCTAGGCACAGCCGTACGCCGCCGTATCGCCGCCGGCCGTACAGATTCCGAAGTCTCTTCTTCACAGAAAAAAAACCCTGcgaaaaaatcgaaacttttctACTCTTGCTTGAAAGTGTTTCTATGGCTTTCGTTAATCCTTCTGGGTTTCGAGATTGCTGCTTATTTCAAAGGTTGGCACTTTGGAACTTCTAAGCTTCAGCTTCAGTTTATCTTCACTACACCTTTTGGTGTGAAAGGCTTCTTTGATTGGGTTTACACGAGATGGGTTTTGCTTCGTGTTGAGTATCTTGCTCCTCCGCTTCAGTTTCTTGCTAATGGCTGCATCGTCCTCTTCCTTATTCAGAGTCTTGATAGACTCATTCTTTGTCTTGGTTGTTTCTGGATCCGTTTCAAGAAGATTAAACCGGTTCTTAAACCGGATGCTATCTCTGATCTTGAATCTGGTGATAATGCTTGTTTTCTCCCTATGGTTCTTGTTCAAATCCCTATGTGTAACGAGAAAGAG GTTTATCAGCAATCAATTGCGGCTGTGTGTAATCTAGACTGGCCAAAAACGAAGATTTTGATTCAGATTTTGGATGATTCCGATGATCCAACAACGCAGAGTTTGATCAAAGAAGAGGTTCATAAATGGCAGGAGCGAGGTGCACGCATTGTGTACCGTCACCGTGTTAACAGAGAAGGTTACAAAGCTGGTAATCTCAAGTCTGCTATGAACTGTAGTTATGTCAAAGACTACGAATTCGTTGCCATTTTCGACGCTGATTTTCAACCTCTACCTGATTTCCTCAAAAAGACAATTCCTCATTTCAAG gACAATGAGGAACTAGGATTGGTTCAGGCAAGATGGTCGTTTGTGAATAAAGAAGAGAACTTGTTGACAAGATTACAGAACATTAACTTGGCTTTCCACTTTGAGGTTGAACAGCAAGTGAACAGTGTGTTTTTGAATTTCTTTGGATTCAATGGCACTGCTGGTGTGTGGAGGATCAAGGCTTTGGAAGACTCTGGTGGTTGGCTCGAGAGAACCACTGTTGAGGATATGGACATTGCTGTTCGTGCTCACCTTCATGGATGGAAATTCATTTTCCTAAACGATGTTGAG TGCCAATGTGAATTACCTGAATCCTATGAAGCTTACAGAAAACAGCAACACAGATGGCATTCAGGACCTATGCAACTATTTCGTCTTTGTTTGCCCGCTGTCATTAAATCAAAG ATAAGCATAGGCAAGAAGTTCAATTTGatattcctcttcttcctcctgaGGAAGCTAATCTTGCCCTTCTACTCATTCACCCTCTTTTGTATAATCCTGCCAATGACTATGTTTGTGCCCGAAGCTGAGCTTCCCGCTTGGGTTGTTTGCTACATACCTGCCACAATGTCGTTCCTCAACATTCTTCCCGCTCCAAAATCATTTCCATTTATCGTCCCGTACCTTCTCTTTGAGAACACAATGTCTGTCACCAAGTTCAACGCAATGGTCTCGGGTCTTTTTCAGCTAGGAAGTGCATATGAATGGgttgttacaaaaaaatcagGACGATCATCTGAAGGAGATCTAGCTGCTTTGGTTGAAAAAGATGGAAAGAAAACGAAGCATCAGAGAGGTGTGTCTGCACCCGAAACAGAAGCTGAGAAAAATGctgaaaagacaaagaagaagaagaagaagcacaatAGGATATATATGAAAGAGCTGTCACTAGCGTTTCTGTTACTTACGGCAGCAACTCGGAGTCTTTTATCGGCACAAGGAATCCATTTTTACTTCCTATTGTTTCAAGGAATATCTTTCTTACTGGTGGGTCTAGATCTAATTGGAGAACAAGTTGAATGA